The nucleotide window AGGTGTGCTTTTGGGGCTCGCCGCAGCCGACCCGGGCGCCGAGGGGAATGTCCCCGCAGGCGTTTCCAATCCCGTGATGGAGGTGAAAATGTTTGAAGCAATGTTGGAGAAGTTGAAAGCATCAGCGCCGGCTGCCGCCGAAAAACTAGGCACCCGGTGGACGCCGCAGCAGCTTTTAGCGGCATGTGAAGAGGCAGGTCTCGGGTGGGAGCTAGCTGGCGTCAATGATCGCCTCACCAGCCGTCTTGCCGCTACCGCGTTGCCTGAGGCCGTAAAAGAGAAACTTAGCGCCCAATTTGCCGGACGAGCCTTTTCCGAGAGCGACATTGACGAGGCGATTCGCCTTGAGTCGTCTACTCTCGAAAAGCTCACGGCAAGCGGCGCCCTGCGCGGATTTGGCGCGAGCATCGAGGTTGTCAGGGATGAAGCCGATCGGAAACAGGCGGCCCTCGATGGTCTTTTTGAGCGCTCGCCCCGTGTGGTGGAGGGCCACCGTCCATATCGGTTCCTGAGCGAGGGTTTTCAGGATTTCACCGGGCATCGCCTTACGCCGCAGCGATTTTTTGCCGAAACTTTTCACTACCACAGCGCGTCGGAGGACTGGAACGGCATCCGGCGCCTCTCGGCCGCCCTCGACACGAGCACATGGGGTCAGGCCTTCGGCGACTCGATTCGCCGGGCGCTGCTTCGTGATTTTAGGGACGACCGTTTCCAGGCCTGGAAGAAGATCGTCTCCTCTGTCGTGCCGGTGAAGGATTTTCGCACCAACCGCCGGGTGCGCGTCGGTGGTTACGGCGATCTCTCCACCGTCTCCGAGCAGGCAACCTATCCCTCCCTTACCTCGCCGACGGATGAGGAAGCGACGTACGCCGTCGCAAAGCGAGGCGGCATCGAGGATCTCACCTGGGAGATGATTCAAAACGATGACATGGGCTCGATCAGGATGATTCCCCAACGCCTCGCGCGGGCGGCTCAGCGCACCCTCAATAATTTCGTGTTCGATTTTATCTCAGGGAACGCCGCAATATACGACTCGGTGGCGCTTTTCCATTCAACCCACGGGAACAACACCTCAACGGACGCATTGACCTATGCGAACGTCATCTCCGGAATCAAGTCGATGGGACAGCAAACCTTTTACAACGAATCGGGGGTCGAGGTGGCATCGCAGGCACAACCGAAATACCTGCTGCACCCGACCGAGCTTCTTGAAGAGGCCTTCGACGTCACCCAGTCCTCGGTGAAGATCGTCACGAACGAGGACTCGACCCAGCCTAGCGTGATCAACCGACTTGGCGTTGAGCCTCTCTGGGTGCCCGAGTTCACCGACGCGAACGACTGGTTTCTCGTGGCCGACCCGGCCCTGATGGACACCATCGAGATTGGATTCCTGAACGATCAGCAGGATCCTGAACTCTTCATCGAAGATAATCCGGCCTCGGGTTCTCCGTTCAACGCCGACAAGGTCCGCTACAAAATCCGCCACGTCTATGGCGGTGCCGTCCTCGATTTTCGGGGCTTCTATCGCGGCGCGCCCGCCTAGCGCGGACTCCGACAACCCGCCGGGGCGGTGATCGCGCCACCTCGGCTCACGAAAAAAGGATGAATCAATGAGTGAACTTCAGGCATACGACACACCAGGCACGCGGCGATCTTTTGTCGCCGTCCCAGCTCATGCGTCGGCTGCGGCCACCGAATTATTTCCTGTCTTTGAGGCGCCCGTAGCCGCGAAGATCGAAAAAGTGATTTTCAGGCCGAGCGCGGCGGTGACGGGTGTCGATACGAACACCACCCATTTGAATGTGATTGACATAGGTACCGCCGGTACAGGCACGACCGAGCTGGGTAGCTACGATCTCACGAGCGGAAATGATCTGACGAAGGGCGAGCGCAAGGAGCTTTATGCGCCCTCCACCGTGCTGTCGGTTTCACAGAACAATCTTATCGGACTCCAGTTCGAGGAGATAGGCACCAGCATAGCTGTTCCAGCAGGCATCGCCATCGTGGAGTGGTCCGCCAACTAGCCATTAATTTAACCAAGGGGCCGGGGCTTCCACGGCCCGGCCCCTCCGAGGTGAGCATGAATTTTAGTGAATCGAACGAAGTCTCCGCTTCGGGGACCGTAAAAACCGGAAACGGCATTCTCCGAGGTGGTCTTTTGTCAGCCGCTGCTGCTGATGCGACTGCGATTGTCTACGACAACACTGCCGCCTCGGGAACTGTCATTCGAACAGTTTCCGCGCTGACCGGGACTTCTTCCCCGCTCGGCATCACCGAGGGCGGAGTCCATTTCGGAACCGGGATCTACGTCGTCCTCTCCGGCACCGGAGCCAAGTTTTATCTCGACATCTAACGCCGCCCCCGTGAGGGGAAGGCGAGAGGAGAAGTGAACCAAGATGGCTGACAGGCGAACAAAAATAATTGCGCTGGCTTCCTCCTCCGCCCGGACGGCGGCGGGGGAGAGCGCGGCTTTCGACATCGAGCGTTTCTCGGAGGCGTTGCTTTTTATCGACACGACGGCGGCCTCGGGTTCCTCGCCTACGCTTGACTTCGACGTCGAGTGCGGGCCAGCGGACGATGAGATGGCGTTTATCCACACCGAGCCTTCCCAAATAACAGGGACGGGCAAGACGCTCGTTAATCTCACCAACCTGGGCAAGTGGCTCCGCCTCTCGTGGGACATCGGAGGCTCAGGCCCCTCGTTCACCTTCGAGGCGAAGATCACACTCAAGACCTGATTCATTCCCCACACCGACAGGTAAATCGATATGGCAAGCAGGCAAACGGTAACCGAAGACATCAAAACGCTTTTAAAGGCGGGGGCACTTCCGCGTGAGTTCTCGCTCGATGAGGCTGACTATACGGATCTCATCGAAGCGGCGCTGGCGCGCTACAGTAAAGATCGCTCCCAGCTCTCGTATCAAGACTACGCGGGTGACGGCGCGGCATACGATTTTGCGCTGCCCGTCTCCTGGGATGGCGCTCTCTCTGTTGTCGCCTCGGTGGAATATCCCCAGGGCGAGCGCGAGCCCGTCTATCTCCAGCGGCGCGACTGGACAATTTATGCACGCGGCACCTCGGCGGAAATGCTGCGGCTCCTTCGTCTCACTCCCGCCTCGGGCGAAACCGTGCGCCTCACCTACACATTGCCGCACACGGCTGATGACACCACGGCGACGGTTCCCAATAACGATCTCAAGTGTCTTGCCTGGCTAAGTGCGGCCGAGGGCTGTCATATCCTCGCTCGGCGCTACGCCCAGACGAATGAACCAATCTTAGGCGCCGATTCGGTGAACTACACGAGCAAGGCTGCCGAATATACCCGCCTCGGGCGCGAGCTTGAGCGCAAATATCAAAATCACATTGGACTTAAAGAAGGCGATACCGCCGGGCCCTTAGGGGCTTCGATGGACTGGGATGAAACGCTCTCTCAGAGCCGGGGCGACTACCTCACCCACGGCGCACCGGGGGAGCGCTAGATGATCAGTGTTGAAATCGAGGCAAAGGGCCCGCTCATTGACGGCTCGTGGGAGGACATCGTTTTCTCCGAAACCGAGAGCGCTTTGGAGGACATCGGGCGCATCGTCGAGCGGGCCTGGCTCCGCCGTGCCCCGGTGGGCGCAACGGGCGTCCTTAGGGGATCGATTGTCTCCGAGGTGAGCGGTAACTCACTCGACACCTTAAGAGGCCGGGTGTTTTCAGACTCGCCCCACGCGCAGGCCGTCGAGTTCGGCAGACGGCCCGGCAAGCTGCCGCCCTGGAGCGAGGGCTCGCCCCTTCACAAATGGGTCGAGCAAAAACTCGGTGTCCCCGGCGAGCGAAGCTTGAGCGTTTCGTTTCTTATCGCCCGCGCCATTGCTCGACGGGGCACGAGCGGGCAGGGGATTTTCACGAAAGCCCTCAACGACAGCCAGGGCGCCATCGATGAGCGAGTTGTTCTTCTCGGCGCCCGCATTACGGAGAGACTAAGTGGCTAATTCAAATTATCGACAAATCGGCGACGCCATCGGGGCTGAGGTGGCTGCACTAAGTGAGGCCGGAAGGCTTCATCTCTATCAGCGCTGGGCGGCGGACATCGGTCGCTACATCGACCTTTTTCGCTGGCGCGCGCCGGACGGGAAAGATCAGATACGCGGCTGGGTCCTCACCCGGGAAAGTGTGAAGGAAGAACTTGGCTCTTTTGCCTCAAGCTCCCCAGGCGCCTTCACCCCCGCCGGCGTCAATCGGCGCACCCACACTTTCTTACTTTTTGGTGTCATGTCGCTTGAAGACGACACCGCGAGCGAAATCGAATTTCAGGATCTCATCGAAACCATCTGCGGTCGTTTTCGAGCAGGCGATGCGCTTCGGCTGGGAGGAAATATTACCTCCCTTGAGCGTCTCACCCCGCCCCAGGTGGACCGAATCGACTTTCGCGCCTTCGGAAGCACTCTCTGCCACACGGTCGAGATACGCATCCAGGCCATCGAGCGCATTGTGCGCGCTTAACATTTCAGCCCTTTAAACCACAAGGAGAAACATCATGGGCGACACCCTGTTGATGGACCGCCAAAGTATGGGCGCCACCGAGGAGCAAGAGGAAACGGCCGATTCGGCCACCTCGACCACCCTCGTTGACGCTGCCCTCACCGAGGCTGACGACCACTGGAACGGCTCGATCATCCGCACCATTCGTGGCACTGGCGTTGGTCAGCGCCGTACGGTGAGCGATTTCGACGCTGTCTCCGACACGATGACGGTTTCCGCATCCTGGGACACCAACCCGGACTCGGGCAGCGTCTATCTCATCGACCGGCCAGCGCCGGCGGCCGAGCTTTTTCGAGGAGGCAACCTCTCGCACGATTTGAACGTCGAGCAGCTGCAGCGAGCCGTTAAGGACGCGAGCCTCTCGCCGTTTCCCTTCGTCTCCGGAAAGCGCTCGGCCCAACTATCGTTCACCACCGAGCTCAGGGGCTCGGGCACGGCGGGCACCGCCCCCGACTATGGCGTGCTTTTTCGTGCCTGCGGGATGAAGGAGACACTCGTCGGTGGCACATCGGTTACCTACGATCCCACCTCGGATAAAACCGAGTATGTCCGCACCTGCATCACCGCCTACATCGATGGCCTGCGCATCATGTACCTGGGTTGCATGGGCACCTTTTCCATCAACGCACCGCTCGATGGCGTACCCACCGTTGATTGGGATTTCCAGGCCGCCGATTTCGAGGTGAGCGATGCCGCCATCGTCGAGGGCACCGCTTATGACAGTCAGATACCCGAGCCTGTGCTCGTCGCTGGCTTTTCATTCGCAGGCTTTAATTTTGACGCCACGAGTGTGAGTTTTGCCATGAACAACGAGGTTACCCTGCGCCAGAGCGCCAACACCTCGGGCGGCCACATCAACGGCCTCCTCACCGGGCGCGCCCCCTCGGGAAGCTTTGACCCCGAGGCTGTGCTTAAAGCGACTGAAGATGTGTTCGCCGATTGGGAGGCGGGAACCCAGGTCGCGTTGTCGATTCAGATTGGCCAGAGCGCAGGCAACATCTGCACCATCACAGCGCCCAAGTGTCAGTACACCGATGTCGGTCTGGGCGATCGGGACGGCATGCTCACCTATGACGCGCCTTTTTCGATGGCCCGAAACGCTGGCAACGATGAAATCAAAATCGCCTTCACCTAGGGGGCGATGAACCGTTTATTTTTCATTTGCGGGGCGGTAGCTCTTCCCGGTACGGGGTATTTTTGATGTAGGCATCTTAAATGCGTAGCATCCGCCGCCCACACAGCCCTCCAGTTTCGGGAGGGGAGGCCCCTCCCTGCCTCTCCTTCCGACGGGGGGCTTGGTATGTACTCTGCACTATCTCCGCCCCCTCGCTGCGTAGTTTCCTGTTCCTGCGCGAACACCCTGCATCGCTAACGCCCTCCTCGAAAACCCGCACATAATTTATCTCTTCACCCCCCCCAGCTCTCCCCTTGAGCGCAACGTCTGAACTGCGTAAACTAATTTAACCATACCCGGCCTTTTGCTCAGGAGAGATAACGATGGATTTTGATGCCAGATTTAAAACCCTCGAAGATAAGATTCAGCGCCAGGAAACAAGACTCCGCCTCCATAAGCGCCTCGGCCTCATCGCCATGGTCATAGTTGTCTGCGCCGCCGCCTTTGCGGCCACGAGGCCGGTGGCCGATGTAATCGAGGCGCGAAAATTCGTATTGAAAAATTCTCAAGGTAGAACGGTGGGTATCTGGGGGGCGGACGCTGGCGGCCCCTCGTTCGTTCTGATGGGCAAAGAGCGGGGCAATCTTGGGCTTCGCTACGGTGAGGCGGGCCCCGGGATTTTGCTTACCGACTCCAGCGGCAAGACCCGCCTTACACTCGGCGTGCTCAAGGATGAAAAACTGGGCGATTATCCGGTGGTGAATCTTTCTGACCCCCAAGGCCGCAACCGCATCACCCTCGCCACCCAGGGGCCCAAAGGCGAAGTGCTCATCTTCAGCGACCCCAAAGCGGGCACATCGAGCACACTCGGCATCCTCGGCGGGAATCCCGCGATCAAATACACCGACCATGCGGGCATTAACCGTGTTTCCCTTCAGCTTGTGGACAAGAGTGATCCTGTTTTTTCGTTCAATGATAATAAGGGTCTAACTCGAACTATGCTGACATTTTCGGAAGGTGTTCCGGCATTTATTCTGAGAGATGGCGTAGAAAAAAGTCGTACTATTTTGACGCTTTCGGATAACGGAGATCCCTTGATATCTCTTAGTGACCGAAAAGAGAGAGGACGTATTTATATTGGAATTTCAGAAAGCAACCCCATGATTTACCAAAAAGATGAAAATGGGACGATTCGCTCCATCGTAAGGCTTACAAAAGGAGGAACACCCTGGGTCGTTCATTTTGATGAAAAAGGAAAGATTATCTGGAATACCCCATCGATAATCAAATAGTTATATCTTTTGGCGAACTTTTTTTAACTACGAATTTCCTGTAGGTCGAATTTCTCCATTTCGGTTTAGTGTGCGTTCTGCCGCCGCCAACGGGGCGTCGGCGGGAATGAAAGTGCACGATTTGAAAACTGGAAAGGGTAGAAAATGTCTGTTCCAAAAAATAATTTAGAAGTTTTAATTACTGGAAAAACAAAAGATTTTGAAAAAGTTAAAAAGAAAGTTGAAACTCTAGTACCCAAAATAACCCCAAAAAAAGATTTCACCACCAAGATTCGTGCAGATATTTACGAAAAACTCAGCAAGGCGCTGCCAGAGTTTCGCAAGAAATACGAAAAAGCCCTTGATGAGCTGATCAAAAAAACCGCCGAATTCGAGTTTGCGCAAAAGGCGGCCAAGGACTCCATGGAGCAGATGGGAAAAGGGGCCGGGGCCGCTTTTGAGAAACTCTTTGCGTCGCTGGGCCAGGACAAGCTCAAGAATGCGAACCGGAATTTCAAGACCTTCGCCGAGGGGCTCGAAACCTCCTTCAAGGATTCAGTGAAATCCATGGCGGCCGGGATCTCCACCGACGTCATCACCAGCCCCTTCAAGGAACTGGCCAAGACCGCCAAAAATGAGCTGAGCGACATCATCAAGAGCGCGGTATTTGACCCCATCAAAACACACAGCAAGGCCGCGCTCGGCGGCGCGCTCTCGGAACTAAAGGGCATGTTCAAGGATATCGCCGGCTCTTTTGGCGGCTTTATCAGCGAGGGTTTTGGCAGCCTCATCGGCCTCGCCAAGGGCGGGCTCGTCAAACAACCCACCCTTGCCATGATCGGCGAGGCGGGGCCTGAGCTGGTGATTCCGCTCGATCAGATCAAGGCCGTGTTCGAATCAGTTGCCGGGCGCTCATTGGTGACGTCGGGGGGCGAGGCCGCCCAGGCGACGGCGATTCGCGGGGCCGGAGAGGAGGGCGCGGCGCTCGCCGGGCAAAATTACACGGCTGACCTTGTGGGCTCAAAACTCGCGGGCACCTCGGGAACGGTGGCGGCGCTGGCCGCCCTCTACACCCTTGCCCAGGGGGGCAGTGGTTCCGAGGCCTTCCGGGCCGGCTTTAAATCAGGGGTGACGAATTTCGCGGCGGGCGGGCCCTTTGGCGCGCTGGCCGTTGCTGCGTTTCAGAACAGAGAGGCGCTCCAGATCAACGAGAACCGCGATAAATTAAACGAGGTGGTGCTCGATAAATTTCTTGGCCTTAATGCCTTCGGGAAAAAAAATGTCGATCCCCACACGCGGGGGCTGGCGAATATCGCGGCCTCCAAGCGCATCCTTGAGGGCACAAATCAGGCGATTGCCCGGGCCCTCGGGGCGGGACGTTATCCCATCCTCGATGCGCCGACCCTGGGACATCCCAGCCATACGGAGGCGAGCCTGGATGCATTTTTTCGACTCAATCCGTTTCCCGCCGGGACGAGTGAAAATCTTCTCCGCGATCTCAACGATGATTACGGCCTCACCGCCACCCGCCAGTCGGCCTACGATCTGGACGATGGGGATGAGGAGGGGCGCTTCTACACCGACGACACCGTGCGCCGGGTCCACAAGGGCGAGCACACCTTGAACCTTAACCACCCCACCAGCCAACGCGCCCTCAACGAGGCTGTCGAGCGGAGCGTGGGGCCCGCTGTTGAGCGCGCGATGGGGAAAAGTGGCGGCGGGCAGATCATCCACAATCATTTCGACATGCGCGGAATGTTTGTTTTAGACGACAGGACCGTGACCAAGCTGACCGATAAAATCGAAGACAAACAGAGAAGCCGAAGGCGATACGGCCGGGGCTCTTCGTAGGCAAAACCTTTCTCCTAAGCATTTCAGCAACAATCAGCCGTAATCACCAAGAAAATCTATTGGCGGATAATGTCCGAGTGGAAGCCGGATAGAAGCGGGTTTCGTAATCGCAACAAAACCAAAGCGTAAGAGTCCATATCTGAACTGAAAGTTACCACGCATTTCCTGTAGGTGGGTTTCGGGACGGGCAGGCTATGTTGGCCTCTCTCCGGGCATAGGGGCCCGGAGGGGAAATTTTAAAAGGAGGTGAGAAATGCGATGGGCAACACAAGTGGCCGAGGCGTGCCTGGCCCGGCACGGGGACGGGGAGCGGGCGCTGGTGCTCTATCACCTGACGACGGCGAGCGGGCTCCGGGTGTTTTGCCGTCAAATTCCGCCAGATGCCCTGCTCGGCACTTCGGGCCGGGTGCGCTTTGCGGACGGCACCTGGGTGGCAGACGGTTCGGCGCTGGCGGGAGAGGGGGCCGAGGTGATGCTCGGAGTGCACGATTGGGTTGTGGACGGCGGCGGGTTCTCGGCGGGAAAGTCGGCGGGGCGCTCGCCGATGGACGTTTATCTGGAAAAAGAAATTTCGGGGCTCTCGCTTACGCTATCGAATGAGCCTGACACACAGGGGCACCCGCGGATGTCGCGAATTCTGGCGAATGAACCAATGGTGGGCGGGCAGCTGGATGTCCGGGTTGGCTTTCGAGGCGGGGATATCGACGATGTGATTTCGTTGGCCTCGTTTACTGTTCGCCGGGTGGTCGAGCGTCGGGATGTGGCGGTGCTCGAGTGTGAAGGCGTTTAAGGAGTGGATAAGTGGCTGATCTAACGAAGGACCGCATGGCCGATAATTATCTGATCGCCCGGGCATCACAGTATTCAGCGCCCGAGAGCGGGGGGGATGCACTGCCGATCATTTATGGCGATCTGACGGTGCCGGCGCGTACCGAGGCGGGAGTCTACTCGCTTCCCAAGATCAACACGGGGGGGAGCGGTACCTATTGCATCGCGGGCCACGCCATCGATGGCAGCGTGTCACTTTTCGACGACGACGGGCTGATTAATCCCGGCGAATACACACTGAATCTGGCGAATGATTACGAGGGC belongs to Nitrospinaceae bacterium and includes:
- a CDS encoding HK97 gp10 family phage protein; this translates as MISVEIEAKGPLIDGSWEDIVFSETESALEDIGRIVERAWLRRAPVGATGVLRGSIVSEVSGNSLDTLRGRVFSDSPHAQAVEFGRRPGKLPPWSEGSPLHKWVEQKLGVPGERSLSVSFLIARAIARRGTSGQGIFTKALNDSQGAIDERVVLLGARITERLSG